A genome region from Camelina sativa cultivar DH55 chromosome 10, Cs, whole genome shotgun sequence includes the following:
- the LOC104716835 gene encoding 1-phosphatidylinositol-3-phosphate 5-kinase FAB1A isoform X3: MDSPDNNKAAPRFVDIVKSWIPRKSESSNMSRDFWMPDHSCPVCYECDAQFTVFNRRHHCRLCGRVFCAKCAANSIPSPSDETKDTHEEPEKIRVCNYCYKQWEQGIVPPDTGATIISLHFSSSPSARSVASTASNCTSNSSNCTLDSTVGPSPKPKMNPPSSRRVSANMDSEQQNSSFRRSSDAYGHVLDSSENQVEFFVNSGRSDGEADEDDDYQSDFAQSYSQGNDYYGAISLDEVEHIYGSHESHDVGVNIDPNIGCFPPDQDLDSLDTETIDKTRLQGNEWNDVKEGSPPCEESFEPEVVDFESDGLLWLPPEPENEEDEREAVLSDDDGDEGDRGDWGYLRPSNSFNDKEFHSRDKSSGAMKNVVEGHFRALVAQLLEVDNLPMVNEGDKEGWLDIITSLSWEAATLLKPDTSKGGGMDPGGYVKVKCIPCGCRSESMVVKGVVCKKNVAHRRMTSKIEKPRLLILGGALEYQRISNQLSSFDTLLQQEMDHLKMAVAKIDSHNPDILLVEKSVSRFAQDYLLAKDISLVLNIKRSLLERISRCTGAQIVPSIDQLTSPKLGYCDLFHVEKFVEKHVSPSQVAKKMAKTLMFFDGCPKPLGCTILLKGAHEDELKKVKHVIQYGVFAAYHLALETSFLADEGASLPELPLQTPITVALPDKPSTINRSISTIPGFSVSSAEKSPTTELRDGPHKASVDLTGNFTSSKTDLQGRLDGNDRIDPSENLLHNLDTVYCKPPEIITSKDDGLVPTPEPRQLSFHKEEPSVQKDEWSVLPCATEQVTDGAYTDQSTVTGDQNCSRQEQMDSSKGDFLPSASDHQSILVSLSTRCVWKGSVCERAHLLRIKYYGSFDKPLGRFLRDNLFDQDQCCPSCTMPAEAHIHCYTHRQGSLTISVKKLPELLPGQREGKIWMWHRCLKCPRISGFPPATRRIVMSDAAWGLSFGKFLELSFSNHAAASRVANCGHSLHRDCLRFYGFGRMVACFRYASINIYAVFLPPSKLEFNYQNQEWLQKESKEVIQKAEVLFNEVQEALGQISAKTMDAGSKGSTPNKIKLSLEELAGLLEQRKKEYKESLQQMLSVFKDGQPTIDILLINKLRRLILFDSYAWDECLAGAASMVRYNYSEAPRNSAPKVMGRNVSLEKLGDEKIRSIPTHVDSSGKIAAIPEDVGSDVPQDCRMEFEPSEGGKDNFAEPAQDVKTVLSESQSQATDLYDTLDAAWIGEQTISDNCISRPPSRAASANEIQIPDLRLLGSESGLNIKGVPTSDEHTTQVQMPSPSFYYSLNKNYSLNSRKHIMAEDRPVYVSSYRELEWRSGARLLLPLGVNDLVLPVYDDEPTSIIAYALTSSEYKAQMSGSDKSRDRLDSGGSFSLFDSVNLLSLNSLSDLSVDMSRSLSSADEQVSQLLQSSLYLKDLHARVSFTDEGPPGKVKYSVTCYYAKEFEALRKICCPSETDFIRSLGRCRKWGAQGGKSNVFFAKSLDDRFIIKQVTKTELESFIKFGPAYFKYLTESISTKSPTSLAKILGIYQVSSKHLKGGKEFKMDVLVMENLLFKRNFTRLYDLKGSTRARYNPDTSGSNTVLLDQNLVEAMPTSPIFVGSKAKRLLERAVWNDTSFLASIHVMDYSLLVGVDEERNELVLGIIDFMRQYTWDKHLETWVKTSGLLGGPKNSSPTVISPQQYKKRFRKAMTAYFLMVPDQWSSATVVPNNSSSAEVKEEEERDNPQATVGNKS; encoded by the exons ATGGATTCACCTGATAACAACAAAGCAGCGCCTAGATTTGTTGACATAGTCAAATCTTGGATCCCTAGAAAGAGTGAGTCCTCAAATATGTCGAGGGATTTTTGGATGCCTGACCATAGCTGTCCTGTGTGTTACGAGTGTGATGCTCAGTTCACTGTTTTTAATCGAAGGCACCATTGCCGGCTTTGCGGTCGTGTGTTTTGTGCCAAATGCGCTGCTAATTCTATCCCATCTCCATCTGATGAAACTAAGGATACTCATGAGGAACCAGAaaagattagggtttgtaaTTACTGCTACAAACAGTGGGAACAAGGGATTGTTCCCCCTGATACTGGTGCTACTATTATTAGCCTTCATTTTAGTTCGTCCCCTTCTGCTAGAAGTGTGGCAAGTACTGCCTCCAACTGCACCTCTAATAGTAGCAACTGCACCCTTGATTCAACTGTTGGACCGTCCCCTAAACCTAAGATGAATCCCCCGTCTAGCCGTCGTGTCTCGGCAAACATGGATTCTGAGCAGCAGAATTCATCATTCCGTAGGAGCTCAGATGCTTATGGGCATGTGTTAGATTCTTCTGAAAATCAAGTTGAATTCTTTGTAAAcag TGGCAGGAGTGATGGGGAAGCTGATGAGGATGACGATTATCAATCTGATTTTGCACAATCTTACTCTCAAGGAAATGACTACTATGGTGCCATCAGTCTTGATGAAGTAGAACATATCTATGGGTCACATGAATCTCATGACGTTGGTGTAAATATAGATCCAAACATAGGTTGCTTTCCTCCTGATCAAGATCTTGACTCACTGGATACGGAGACGATAGATAAAACTAGACTACAAGGGAATGAATGGAACGATGTGAAGGAGGGAAGCCCTCCTTGTGAAGAGTCCTTTGAGCCCGAAGTAGTGGATTTTGAGAGCGATGGGCTCTTATGGTTACCGCCAGAGCCagagaacgaagaagatgaaagagaagcTGTGCTATCTGATGATGACGGTGATGAAGGTGATAGAGGTGATTGGGGGTATCTTCGCCCATCAAATAGCTTTAACGATAAGGAGTTCCACTCTAGGGACAAGTCCAGTGGTGCTATGAAAAATGTTGTGGAAGGGCACTTTAGGGCTTTGGTAGCGCAACTTTTGGAGGTTGATAATCTACCTATGGTCAATGAAGGCGATAAAGAGGGTTGGCTTGATATAATTACATCATTGTCTTGGGAGGCGGCAACGCTTCTCAAGCCAGATACAAGTAAAGGTGGAGGAATGGATCCAGGAGGATATGTGAAGGTCAAATGCATCCCTTGTGGCTGTCGCAGTGAGAG TATGGTCGTGAAAGGAGTTGTTTGTAAGAAAAATGTGGCTCATCGGCGAATGACTTCAAAGATCGAGAAGCCGCGTCTGCTAATCCTTGGAGGAGCTCTGGAGTATCAGCGCATTTCTAACCAGCTGTCTAGTTTTGACACTTTGTTGCAACAG GAAATGGACCATTTGAAGATGGCTGTTGCCAAAATTGATTCTCACAATCCCGACATTCTATTGGTGGAGAAATCTGTCTCACGGTTTGCTCAGGATTATCTTCTTGCAAAGGACATATCTCTTGTGTTGAATATTAAAAGGTCCCTTCTAGAACGCATATCACGCTGTACTGGTGCGCAGATTGTCCCTTCGATTGACCAGCTCACATCACCAAAGCTGGGTTATTGTGACCTGTTCCATGTGGAAAAGTTTGTTGAGAAACATGTTAGTCCTTCTCAAGTTGCAAAGAAAATGGCCAAGACTTTAATGTTTTTTGATGGCTGCCCTAAGCCTTTGGGTTGTACG ATATTGCTCAAGGGGGCTCATGAAGATGAGCTAAAGAAGGTGAAACATGTGATTCAGTATGGAGTTTTTGCAGCATATCATTTGGCTCTTGAGAC ATCTTTCCTGGCAGATGAAGGTGCTTCCCTGCCAGAACTTCCTCTGCAGACCCCAATTACAGTGGCTTTACCTGATAAGCCATCAACAATTAACAGATCAATATCCACAATACCTGGTTTTTCTGTGTCAAGTGCTGAAAAGTCTCCAACTACTGAATTAAGGGATGGGCCACATAAAGCCAGTGTCGACCTTACTGGTAATTTCACTTCTAGTAAGACTGATTTACAAGGGAGATTGGATGGAAACGACAGGATTGACCCATCTGAAAATCTGCTTCACAACTTGGATACTGTTTACTGTAAGCCTCCAGAAATTATTACCTCTAAGGACGATGGATTAGTTCCTACTCCAGAACCCAGGCAGCTATCGTTTCACAAGGAAGAACCTTCTGTTCAAAAAGATGAGTGGTCTGTTTTACCCTGTGCCACAGAACAAGTAACCGATGGTGCTTACACGGATCAATCCACAGTAACAGGAGATCAGAATTGTAGTAGACAGGAACAGATGGACTCTTCAAAAGGAGACTTTCTTCCTTCAGCATCTGACCATCAAAGTATATTGGTTTCCTTATCAACAAGATGTGTGTGGAAAGGATCTGTGTGTGAACGGGCTCATCTACTTCGTATCAAATACTATGGGAGCTTTGACAAGCCTTTAGGACGGTTCTTAAGGGATAATCTCTTTGATCAG GATCAGTGCTGCCCATCATGTACGATGCCAGCGGAAGCACACATTCATTGTTATACTCATAGGCAAGGTAGTCTGACAATATCTGTTAAGAAATTACCTGAATTGCTACCTGGGCAACGTGAAGGGAAGATTTGGATGTGGCATCGATGTCTGAAATGTCCTCGGATCAGTGGCTTTCCTCCGGCCACACGCAGAATTGTGATGTCAGATGCGGCGTGGGGATTGTCTTTTGGCAAATTTTTGGAGCTGAGCTTTTCTAACCATGCAGCGGCTAGTCGTGTGGCCAACTGTGGTCATTCCCTTCACAGAGACTGTCTCCGGTTCTATGG TTTTGGGAGAATGGTGGCTTGCTTCCGCTATGCGTCAATCAACATTTATGCAGTTTTTCTGCCACCATCAAAACTTGAGTTCAACTATCAGAACCAGGAATGGCTCCAAAAGGAATCTAAAGAG GTGATTCAAAAGGCAGAAGTCCTTTTTAATGAGGTTCAGGAGGCTCTTGGTCAGATTTCAGCGAAAACAATGGATGCAGGTTCCAAGGGCAGCACTCCCAACAAGATAAAGCTTTCTCTTGAAGAACTTGCAGGACTTCTTGAGCAACGTAAAAAGGAATATAAG GAATCATTACAGCAAATGTTAAGTGTGTTTAAGGATGGACAACCTACTATTGATATCCTTCTGATAAACAAACTTCGAAGACTGATACTTTTCGATTCATATGCTTGGGATGAATGCCTAGCAGGGGCTGCCAGTATGGTAAGATATAACTATTCTGAAGCTCCGAGAAATTCTGCCCCAAAAGTTATGGGTCGCAACGTTTCTTTAGAGAAGCTTGGTGATGAAAAAATAAGGTCGATACCAACCCATGTTGATTCGAGTGGCAAAATTGCTGCTATTCCTGAAGATGTAGGCTCAGACGTGCCCCAAGATTGTAGG ATGGAGTTCGAGCCTAGTGAAGGTGGCAAAGATAATTTTGCGGAGCCTGCGCAGGATGTTAAAACAGTACTCTCTGAGAGCCAGTCTCAAGCAACAGATTTATATGATACTCTTGATGCAGCATGGATAGGTGAACAAACTATTTCAGATAATTGTATTTCCCGTCCGCCTAGCAGAGCTGCTTCAGCAAATGAAATTCAGATTCCTGATTTAAGGCTATTGGGTTCAGAAAGTGGGCTGAACATTAAAGGCGTCCCTACCAGTGATGAACATACAACACAAGTTCAAATGCCTTCTCCTAGTTTCTACTATTCACTCAACAAAAATTATTCGCTTAATTCTCGCAAGCATATTATGGCTGAAGACCGGCCTGTCTATGTTTCTTCATATAGAGAGCTTGAATGGCGAAGTGGTGCTAGGCTGCTACTTCCTCTGGGAGTTAATGACTTGGTACTGCCAGTGTATGATGACGAGCCTACTAGTATCATAGCTTATGCCCTTACATCATCAGAATATAAAGCCCAGATGTCTGGATCAGATAAGTCAAGAGATCGCTTGGATAGTGGAGGTTCCTTTTCACTTTTTGATTCTGTTAATCTTCTCTCATTGAACTCTTTGAGCGATTTGTCAGTCGACATGAGTAGAAGTCTTAGCTCTGCTGATGAACAAGTCTCGCAGCTTTTACAGTCTTCACTTTATTTGAAAGATCTGCATGCTAGAGTTTCGTTTACAGATGAAGGTCCTCCTGGGAAAGTGAAGTACTCTGTGACATGTTATTATGCTAAGGAGTTCGAAGCCCTGAGGAAGATTTGTTGTCCTTCAGAAACAGATTTCATTAGATCTCTTGGTCGTTGTAGAAAATGGGGAGCCCAGGGTGGAAAGAGCAACGTTTTCTTTGCAAAAAGTTTGGATGACCGTTTCATCATCAAGCAAGTTACAAAGACAGAGCTTGAGTCCTTCATCAAGTTTGGGCCTGCGTACTTCAAATACCTGACCGAGTCCATCAGTACTAAAAGCCCTACAAGCCTTGCAAAGATCTTGGGCATCTATCAG GTTTCATCCAAACACCTTAAAGGAGGAAAAGAGTTCAAAATGGACGTCTTGGTGATGGAGAATCTTCTGTTCAAGCGGAACTTCACTAGGCTTTATGACCTAAAAGGCTCCACACGTGCTCGTTACAATCCTGATACAAGTGGTAGCAATACAGTTTTGCTGGACCAGAATCTTGTTGAAGCGATGCCGACATCTCCAATATTTGTTGGGAGCAAGGCAAAACGGCTTCTTGAAAGAGCCGTCTGGAACGATACATCCTTTCTTGCT TCGATTCACGTAATGGACTACTCCTTACTAGTTGGGGTAGATGAGGAAAGAAACGAACTGGTTCTAGGAATTATCGATTTCATGAGGCAATACACCTGGGACAAACATCTGGAGACTTGGGTCAAGACTTCAGGGCTCCTTGGAGGACCGAAGAACTCATCTCCCACAGTGATATCGCCGCAGCAATACAAGAAAAGATTCAGGAAAGCAATGACGGCTTATTTTCTGATGGTCCCTGACCAATGGTCGTCTGCCACGGTAGTGCCAAACAACAGTTCTTCAGCAGAggtgaaggaggaagaagagcgAGACAATCCTCAAGCAACAGTTGGTAACAAGTCCTGA